A stretch of Synechococcus sp. WH 8020 DNA encodes these proteins:
- a CDS encoding SufD family Fe-S cluster assembly protein → MAMPEGWLTQLPAPAGTLEPVQRRGRLALSEHSFPSRRQESWRLTDLRRLEALFQLSLAEQRPHRSSADSWPRIPAQALRLVIDGSQDPLQGVTLPTGISLLEGAELQQALGHTLSRCRCASDWPVELNHGVSQQILALRIRGKVPPVELVMVASDAMLVPTRVLLLVEEKAELDCLQVLSAKGQAAHSHLLEIHLGQESKVNHGLLALGDGQEALLANLAVEQESRSHYSLVSVSQGWSFGRLEPSLVQVDGQASASIQGLSVTAADEQFAVHTAVRFEGPEGTLDQVQKTIAADRSHSIFNGAIQVPRPAQRTNASQLSRSLLLSGRARVDAKPELEIVADDVRCTHGATVSQLQEDQLFYLRSRGITQSSAAALLLRGYCQDVLDRLPLDGSQRWLGGSLQVGGMTP, encoded by the coding sequence ATGGCGATGCCCGAGGGTTGGTTGACACAGCTCCCTGCGCCAGCGGGGACACTTGAACCGGTTCAGCGCCGTGGACGATTAGCGTTGTCCGAGCACAGCTTCCCCAGTCGGAGGCAGGAGTCGTGGAGACTCACTGATCTCAGGCGACTGGAGGCCCTGTTTCAGCTGTCATTGGCTGAGCAGAGACCACATCGCTCCAGTGCTGACAGCTGGCCGAGGATTCCAGCGCAGGCCCTGAGGCTTGTGATTGATGGCAGCCAGGATCCGTTGCAGGGGGTGACCTTGCCAACAGGAATTTCTCTGCTTGAGGGTGCTGAGTTGCAGCAAGCCCTAGGCCACACCTTGTCCCGCTGTCGCTGCGCGTCGGATTGGCCCGTTGAGCTCAATCACGGGGTGAGCCAGCAGATTCTGGCGTTACGCATTCGCGGCAAGGTTCCACCGGTTGAGTTGGTCATGGTTGCGTCCGACGCCATGTTGGTCCCAACCCGGGTTCTGTTGCTGGTTGAGGAAAAAGCAGAGCTCGACTGTCTTCAGGTTTTGAGTGCTAAGGGCCAGGCTGCCCATAGCCATCTTCTCGAAATTCACCTTGGCCAGGAATCCAAGGTGAATCACGGCTTGCTTGCCTTGGGAGATGGCCAAGAGGCTCTGCTCGCCAATCTGGCCGTGGAGCAAGAGTCGCGCAGTCACTATTCCCTGGTTTCGGTGTCGCAGGGCTGGTCGTTTGGGCGGCTGGAGCCGAGCCTTGTTCAGGTGGATGGTCAGGCTTCTGCTTCGATTCAGGGTCTTTCTGTCACCGCTGCTGATGAGCAGTTTGCGGTCCATACCGCCGTGCGTTTTGAGGGGCCTGAAGGCACGCTCGATCAAGTCCAAAAAACGATTGCGGCCGACCGCTCTCACAGCATCTTCAACGGGGCTATTCAAGTGCCTAGGCCAGCGCAGCGCACCAACGCCTCCCAGCTCAGCAGGAGCTTGTTGCTCTCGGGACGCGCTCGGGTTGATGCCAAGCCTGAGTTGGAAATCGTGGCTGATGACGTGCGTTGTACCCATGGGGCCACCGTGAGCCAGCTCCAGGAGGATCAACTCTTTTATCTGCGCAGCCGTGGCATTACGCAGTCCTCAGCCGCCGCTTTGCTCCTGCGTGGTTACTGCCAAGACGTGCTGGATCGCTTGCCTCTTGATGGCTCGCAGCGCTGGTTGGGCGGCAGCTTGCAAGTGGGAGGAATGACACCATGA
- the sufC gene encoding Fe-S cluster assembly ATPase SufC has product MIRPDAAPLLEITDLHASVEGKPILNGVNLQVKAGEIHAVMGRNGSGKSTLSKVLAGHPAYRVTSGSVRYLGRDLLDLEPEERSRLGVFLGFQYPIEIPGVSNLEFLRVSTNARREKQGKEEFDTFDFDDHVRDRLQVVQMDPAFLERSVNEGFSGGEKKRNEILQMALLDPVVAILDETDSGLDIDALRIVAGGVNQLASPDNCTLLITHYQRLLDEITPDYVHVMGAGRILRTGGRELALELEKTGYDWVDQQLAAEGVA; this is encoded by the coding sequence GTGATCCGTCCCGACGCTGCGCCGCTCCTCGAAATCACTGATCTGCATGCGTCCGTTGAGGGCAAGCCGATTCTGAATGGGGTGAACCTGCAGGTGAAAGCCGGCGAAATTCACGCCGTGATGGGCCGTAACGGAAGTGGTAAGAGCACGTTGTCCAAGGTTTTGGCTGGTCACCCCGCCTATCGCGTGACATCTGGGTCTGTGCGTTACCTCGGCCGTGACCTTCTCGATTTGGAGCCTGAGGAGCGCTCTCGACTCGGAGTCTTCTTGGGCTTCCAGTACCCGATTGAGATTCCTGGAGTGAGCAACCTCGAGTTTCTCCGGGTCTCTACGAATGCCCGGCGCGAGAAGCAAGGTAAGGAGGAATTCGACACGTTTGATTTCGATGATCACGTGCGTGACCGCTTGCAAGTGGTCCAAATGGACCCTGCATTCTTGGAGCGCAGCGTGAATGAAGGTTTTTCTGGCGGCGAGAAAAAGCGCAACGAGATTCTTCAGATGGCCCTGTTGGATCCCGTGGTCGCGATCCTCGATGAAACCGACTCTGGCCTTGATATTGATGCCTTACGCATCGTTGCTGGAGGCGTGAATCAGTTGGCCAGTCCGGACAACTGCACGTTGCTGATCACTCACTATCAAAGGCTTTTGGATGAGATCACGCCGGATTATGTGCACGTGATGGGTGCTGGGCGCATCTTGCGAACCGGGGGGCGTGAATTGGCTCTTGAGCTGGAAAAAACTGGTTATGACTGGGTGGATCAGCAGCTCGCGGCCGAGGGGGTGGCCTAA
- the sufB gene encoding Fe-S cluster assembly protein SufB: MTSTSTRDLVSQPYKYGFVTDIETEKIAKGLSEEVVRLISSKKNEPEFLLDFRLKAYRHWLKLQEPDWAELGYKAIDYQEIVYYAAPKQQEKKQSLDEVDPKLLETFDKLGIPLSEQKRLSNVAVDAVFDSVSIATTYKEKLAEHGVVFCSFSEAVVEHPELIEKYLGSVVPSNDNYFAALNSAVFSDGSFVFIPKGVECPMELSTYFRINSGDTGQFERTLIVAEEGASVSYLEGCTAPMFDTNQLHAAVVELVVLDDASIKYSTVQNWYAGDENGVGGIYNFVTKRGQCRGDRSRISWTQVETGSAITWKYPSCVLQGADSVGEFYSVALTNNRQQADTGTKMVHVGPRTRSTIVSKGISAGQSSNSYRGLVQVGPNATGARNYSQCDSMLIGDQAAANTYPYIRSQQPQAAIEHEASTCRMSEDQLFYLQSRGIGFEEAVSMMVSGFCRDVFNQLPMEFAAEADKLLALKLEGSVG; this comes from the coding sequence ATGACCAGTACCTCCACACGCGATCTCGTTAGTCAGCCGTACAAGTACGGGTTTGTCACTGATATCGAAACCGAGAAGATCGCAAAAGGTCTTAGCGAGGAGGTAGTGCGACTGATTTCTTCTAAGAAGAATGAGCCGGAATTTCTCCTTGATTTTCGGCTCAAGGCTTATCGCCATTGGCTTAAGTTGCAAGAGCCTGACTGGGCTGAGTTGGGTTATAAAGCTATTGATTATCAGGAGATTGTTTATTACGCTGCGCCCAAGCAGCAAGAGAAAAAGCAAAGTCTTGATGAGGTTGATCCCAAGCTTCTCGAAACGTTTGACAAGCTTGGGATTCCGCTAAGTGAGCAAAAAAGGCTTAGCAATGTTGCCGTGGATGCTGTCTTTGACAGTGTTTCGATCGCAACCACCTACAAAGAAAAGCTTGCAGAGCACGGAGTGGTTTTTTGCTCCTTTAGTGAAGCGGTTGTTGAGCATCCTGAGTTGATCGAGAAGTATCTCGGTTCGGTTGTCCCTAGTAACGATAATTATTTTGCGGCTTTGAATTCTGCTGTTTTTAGTGATGGATCATTCGTATTCATCCCAAAGGGAGTGGAGTGTCCAATGGAGCTTTCTACTTACTTCCGGATTAATTCCGGTGATACTGGGCAATTCGAGCGCACGTTGATTGTGGCTGAAGAAGGTGCATCGGTGAGTTATTTGGAAGGTTGTACTGCGCCGATGTTTGATACGAATCAGCTTCACGCTGCTGTTGTCGAATTGGTTGTTTTGGATGATGCCTCTATCAAGTATTCAACTGTTCAGAATTGGTACGCGGGAGATGAGAATGGTGTTGGCGGTATTTACAACTTTGTGACGAAGCGCGGGCAGTGCAGGGGCGATCGCAGTCGCATTAGTTGGACGCAGGTCGAAACGGGTTCAGCTATTACTTGGAAGTACCCAAGTTGTGTATTGCAGGGCGCTGATTCGGTCGGCGAGTTTTATTCAGTTGCTCTCACAAATAATCGTCAACAAGCCGATACCGGTACAAAGATGGTGCATGTCGGACCTCGCACCCGCTCCACGATTGTGAGTAAAGGGATCAGCGCTGGTCAGTCCAGCAATAGTTATAGAGGCCTCGTTCAAGTTGGCCCAAACGCGACCGGCGCTCGGAACTACAGCCAATGCGATTCGATGTTGATTGGAGATCAAGCGGCCGCGAACACGTATCCATATATTCGTTCTCAGCAGCCTCAAGCTGCGATCGAACATGAGGCCAGTACATGCCGCATGTCGGAAGACCAATTGTTTTATCTCCAAAGCCGTGGCATCGGCTTCGAAGAAGCTGTGTCGATGATGGTGAGTGGCTTCTGTCGGGATGTGTTCAATCAACTCCCCATGGAGTTTGCGGCTGAGGCCGACAAACTTCTCGCTCTCAAGCTTGAGGGTTCGGTGGGTTAA
- a CDS encoding ferredoxin-thioredoxin reductase catalytic domain-containing protein, producing the protein MSDASAGSTEPTAESLEVIRKFAETYAQRTGTYFCSDPGVTAVVLKGLAKHKDELGGALCPCRHYEDKQAEVSQAFWNCPCVPMRERKDCHCMLFLTEDNPFRCEEQTISTETIHATAG; encoded by the coding sequence ATGTCCGATGCGTCCGCTGGCAGCACAGAGCCGACAGCTGAAAGCCTTGAGGTCATTCGCAAATTTGCCGAAACCTATGCCCAACGGACCGGTACCTATTTTTGTAGTGATCCCGGTGTGACGGCAGTCGTTTTAAAGGGTCTTGCCAAGCACAAAGACGAGTTGGGTGGTGCACTTTGCCCGTGTCGTCATTACGAAGACAAGCAAGCAGAAGTCTCTCAGGCATTTTGGAATTGTCCCTGTGTGCCAATGCGAGAGCGGAAGGATTGCCATTGCATGTTGTTTCTCACCGAAGACAATCCCTTCCGCTGCGAGGAGCAGACCATCAGCACTGAAACGATTCACGCCACAGCAGGTTGA
- the sufR gene encoding iron-sulfur cluster biosynthesis transcriptional regulator SufR — protein MGAQAQAPTRETTLTLLLRQGEASAATLAESLGISVQAMRRHLRSLEDDALVEASPTPAGPGRPSNLWRLTPKGHQHFPDGSENFALGLLESMAATLSPEVMADLLRQQALEKATQYRKQLGNASLEERVRALVNLRLKEGYVSDMQPAPTGPGWCICEFHCSVQRIAEEYPAVCDQELQLIRHTFPDCLVERVHWRLESGHSCGFSIAPKQD, from the coding sequence ATGGGCGCTCAGGCTCAGGCCCCTACCCGCGAAACCACGCTCACCTTGCTTCTAAGGCAGGGCGAAGCCAGCGCGGCGACATTGGCAGAGTCGCTGGGAATTTCCGTGCAAGCCATGCGCCGGCATCTGCGCAGCCTTGAAGACGATGCTCTTGTGGAGGCCAGCCCCACGCCAGCGGGGCCAGGCCGTCCATCGAACCTTTGGAGACTCACGCCTAAAGGGCACCAGCACTTCCCGGACGGCAGCGAGAACTTTGCGCTAGGTCTACTGGAGTCCATGGCTGCGACCTTGTCGCCTGAGGTGATGGCGGACCTGCTGCGCCAGCAAGCTCTTGAGAAAGCCACCCAGTACCGGAAACAGCTGGGGAACGCATCCCTTGAAGAGAGAGTCCGGGCGCTTGTAAACCTCCGACTAAAGGAGGGTTACGTCAGCGACATGCAGCCAGCCCCAACGGGACCGGGGTGGTGCATCTGCGAATTTCACTGCTCTGTCCAAAGAATTGCTGAGGAATATCCAGCGGTCTGCGATCAGGAGCTGCAGCTCATCAGACACACCTTTCCCGATTGTCTTGTGGAGAGAGTGCATTGGCGCCTGGAATCGGGACATTCCTGTGGCTTCAGCATCGCCCCTAAGCAGGACTGA
- a CDS encoding phycobiliprotein lyase: protein MTSAITNAVHFFQQSCGRWRSQRSVHHLLHRRAEAGGSLIVVEDLDPNDPRLQTLAEQHGQSPGSIAGGSFVRWSASMAWDQNGDAHDGETVFGLIPDGEGGRSGTLLRDLGYAEKAPASSTFQMDQQDGLILCTSYETMTVWERFWFTSPNVRLRSSTVEGLSNNASFCMETRLSEETEDITEAPAGAKDVSLEPLSAPFGW from the coding sequence ATGACCTCGGCCATCACCAACGCTGTCCATTTCTTTCAACAAAGTTGCGGTCGCTGGCGCTCACAACGCAGCGTTCATCACCTCTTGCACCGACGAGCAGAAGCGGGTGGATCTCTCATCGTTGTGGAAGATCTCGATCCGAATGACCCCCGGCTGCAAACACTGGCGGAACAACACGGCCAATCCCCGGGGAGCATTGCAGGAGGGAGCTTTGTACGCTGGAGCGCCTCCATGGCCTGGGATCAGAACGGTGATGCCCATGACGGCGAGACGGTCTTTGGCCTGATCCCCGATGGGGAGGGCGGACGCAGCGGCACCCTGCTTCGCGATTTGGGCTACGCCGAAAAAGCACCGGCCAGCTCGACCTTCCAAATGGATCAGCAGGACGGTCTCATCCTCTGCACCAGCTACGAAACCATGACCGTCTGGGAACGCTTTTGGTTCACAAGCCCAAACGTCAGGCTGCGATCCAGCACGGTGGAAGGTCTCTCGAACAACGCATCCTTTTGCATGGAAACGCGTTTAAGTGAAGAAACAGAGGACATCACAGAGGCCCCAGCAGGGGCAAAGGATGTGTCATTGGAACCACTTTCAGCCCCCTTCGGCTGGTGA
- a CDS encoding phycobilisome rod-core linker polypeptide: MAIPLLQYAPITQNARVAALRVASDEVPRSYSMDIAMDAENLKTVIESAYRQIYFHAFKTDRDVNLESQLRDGQITVRDFVRGLCLSDTFQRSFYGMNSNYKVVRHLVERLLGRKTGGKSEEIAWSILIATKGITGMVDALLDSEEYLDAFGYDTVPYQRNRVLPGRDLGDTPFNITTPRYDEYYRGILGFPKFVYTNSIKAKTIPERAKVKRGGFPEDYIPWVRGLGNTNGIAPSGTADMDYLSKVPYRSIGR; the protein is encoded by the coding sequence GTGGCCATTCCTCTATTGCAGTACGCACCGATCACCCAAAATGCAAGGGTGGCGGCTCTGCGGGTCGCATCGGACGAGGTTCCACGGTCGTATTCCATGGACATCGCCATGGATGCCGAGAATCTGAAGACCGTGATTGAATCTGCTTACAGGCAGATTTATTTCCACGCCTTCAAGACAGATCGGGATGTGAATCTGGAATCCCAGCTGCGAGACGGTCAGATCACTGTCCGCGATTTTGTTCGTGGCCTCTGTCTCTCCGACACGTTCCAGAGAAGCTTTTACGGCATGAACAGCAACTACAAGGTGGTTCGCCACCTTGTAGAGAGGCTTCTAGGTCGCAAAACAGGCGGCAAATCAGAGGAGATCGCCTGGTCCATCCTGATTGCCACAAAGGGCATCACCGGGATGGTGGACGCGCTTCTTGACAGCGAGGAATACCTGGACGCCTTTGGGTACGACACTGTTCCCTACCAACGCAACAGGGTGCTTCCAGGCAGGGATCTGGGAGATACACCTTTCAATATCACAACCCCTCGCTACGACGAGTACTACCGCGGAATTCTTGGGTTCCCCAAGTTTGTCTACACAAACTCGATCAAAGCCAAGACCATTCCAGAGAGAGCCAAAGTCAAGCGTGGCGGCTTCCCAGAGGACTACATCCCTTGGGTACGTGGTCTGGGAAATACCAATGGGATCGCTCCCAGTGGAACAGCAGACATGGATTACCTCTCCAAGGTTCCTTATCGCAGCATCGGTCGCTGA
- a CDS encoding DUF4912 domain-containing protein: MEVGCKLIPKKLGWLSVTQALSSLARLTLRQLRQMASDLGVTLYSRKSKEDLVSAIAERQDRREGDREAMAAELHAPSMAEATTRVVFLPRDPQWAYVFWEISEGDRRQAQSEGAVFLCLRLADVTGLENGSSHPHTLQEVPVDSHSTEWYLPVPLCDRDYRVELGYKSENKWISLAFSSVARVPALHPSDQILDQFVPFSLDATPAAAPVQPMTMPGPDPEPTDSKLHERLYQSATTHFRSRRVGSEILHEGDSMGSGQPGLNDSGVGLWASGRNESGLGGVAPRQRSFWLVADAELIVYGATDPSARLTIGNEDVPLSNDGTFRIQVPFRDGEQVYAIEATAADGEQKRNITLNFERVTPVDNSNPASEARAEWF, encoded by the coding sequence ATGGAAGTTGGCTGCAAACTGATCCCGAAGAAACTCGGTTGGTTGTCCGTGACGCAAGCCCTCTCATCTCTAGCCCGCCTGACGCTGCGTCAGCTCCGCCAGATGGCAAGTGATCTGGGGGTAACCCTCTACAGCCGCAAAAGCAAGGAAGACCTTGTTAGCGCTATCGCTGAACGCCAAGATCGTCGCGAGGGCGATCGCGAAGCCATGGCAGCAGAGCTCCATGCTCCCTCCATGGCAGAAGCGACAACCCGCGTGGTCTTCCTGCCGAGAGACCCACAGTGGGCATACGTTTTTTGGGAAATATCGGAAGGCGATCGACGGCAAGCTCAATCAGAAGGAGCGGTCTTCCTTTGCCTGCGTCTCGCCGATGTAACTGGACTCGAGAACGGCTCCTCCCACCCTCACACCCTCCAAGAAGTGCCGGTGGATAGCCACAGCACGGAGTGGTACCTGCCCGTTCCTCTTTGCGACCGTGATTACAGAGTTGAACTTGGATACAAGTCAGAGAACAAATGGATCTCCCTGGCTTTCTCCTCCGTCGCCAGGGTGCCAGCACTCCACCCCAGCGATCAGATCCTGGATCAGTTTGTGCCTTTCAGCCTCGATGCCACACCAGCTGCTGCTCCCGTGCAGCCGATGACCATGCCTGGTCCTGATCCAGAACCAACCGACAGCAAATTGCATGAGCGTCTTTACCAAAGCGCAACGACCCACTTCCGTAGTCGTCGGGTTGGCTCTGAGATCCTGCATGAAGGCGATTCGATGGGCTCAGGACAGCCTGGTCTCAATGATTCAGGCGTTGGCTTGTGGGCCAGTGGACGCAATGAATCGGGCCTTGGTGGAGTTGCCCCTCGTCAGCGCTCCTTTTGGCTCGTTGCTGATGCTGAGCTGATCGTCTATGGCGCAACAGATCCATCAGCACGCCTCACCATTGGCAACGAGGATGTACCCCTTTCAAACGACGGTACGTTCCGCATTCAAGTGCCATTCCGCGATGGCGAGCAGGTGTACGCGATTGAAGCGACTGCCGCAGATGGAGAACAGAAGCGCAACATCACCCTCAATTTTGAGCGTGTCACACCTGTAGACAACAGTAATCCCGCCAGCGAAGCTCGCGCTGAGTGGTTCTAA
- a CDS encoding phospholipase D-like domain-containing protein, with protein MNRSQRKAAFNRLIVSALSGLLASGCSRAGVVLGQTPVDLSLPEGIAVGFNHRTGHCYRSPLSGAWRSGDNLEQMLIEAIQSAEEEILVAVQDLSLPRIAQSLVAATGKGVSVKVILENNYSTPWSQQHELDLSRHGRQRLQRLRALADEDQNGLISLEEAQNHDALRILQNGPIPWIDDTEDGSKGSGLMHHKFVVIDGERVITGSANFTNSGMHGDAGAPQTRGNVNHLISIQSPTLATVFKQEFAQMWGDGPGGSNDSRFGRNKIPQPQQTIKAGTVNISVLFPPHAKSHQGHGLDVIEEQLGRAKTTIDLALFVFSAQQLTNKLAQRISAGAKVRLLADPGFASRSFSEVLDLLGLALPDRFCKLEAGNQPLSKPLKGIGTPGLARGDKLHHKFAVIDNKTVITGSFNWSPSAAHTNDETLLVIHSPLLAKHFTREMDRMWRGAELGITQRMSRKVEKRRAKCGSGMNRD; from the coding sequence GTGAATCGTTCGCAACGCAAAGCCGCTTTTAATCGCTTGATTGTGTCGGCCTTATCTGGTCTGCTAGCGAGCGGTTGTAGTCGAGCTGGAGTTGTGCTCGGGCAGACGCCAGTCGATCTGAGCTTGCCCGAAGGAATCGCAGTTGGTTTTAACCACCGGACGGGTCATTGCTATCGAAGTCCGTTAAGTGGAGCATGGAGATCTGGCGACAATCTCGAACAGATGCTGATCGAGGCGATCCAGTCTGCCGAAGAAGAAATTTTGGTGGCGGTTCAAGACCTATCTCTGCCTCGCATCGCCCAGAGTCTTGTTGCCGCCACCGGCAAGGGCGTGAGTGTGAAAGTCATTTTAGAAAACAACTACAGCACCCCCTGGAGCCAACAGCATGAGCTCGATCTCAGTCGTCATGGACGTCAAAGACTCCAGCGCTTAAGAGCTCTCGCCGATGAAGATCAAAACGGACTGATCAGCCTGGAGGAAGCACAGAATCACGATGCCTTACGCATCCTTCAAAACGGACCCATCCCTTGGATTGATGACACCGAAGACGGGAGCAAGGGCAGCGGCCTGATGCATCACAAGTTTGTCGTGATCGATGGTGAACGGGTCATCACTGGCAGCGCCAACTTCACCAACTCCGGCATGCATGGCGATGCTGGTGCCCCACAAACTCGCGGCAATGTCAATCATCTGATCAGCATTCAAAGTCCAACGCTGGCGACAGTTTTCAAACAAGAGTTTGCTCAGATGTGGGGTGATGGCCCTGGCGGATCGAACGACAGTCGATTTGGACGCAACAAAATACCCCAGCCTCAGCAAACCATCAAGGCAGGTACGGTGAACATCAGCGTGCTATTTCCACCCCATGCCAAATCACATCAAGGCCATGGGCTGGATGTGATTGAAGAGCAACTAGGAAGAGCCAAGACAACGATTGACCTTGCCTTATTCGTTTTCTCTGCGCAGCAGCTCACCAACAAACTTGCACAGCGGATATCCGCTGGAGCCAAAGTGCGCCTGCTTGCTGACCCTGGATTTGCAAGCCGGTCCTTTTCAGAAGTGCTTGACCTGCTCGGCCTCGCACTGCCTGATCGCTTCTGCAAATTAGAGGCAGGCAATCAACCCTTAAGCAAACCGCTCAAAGGCATCGGTACTCCCGGCCTTGCTCGCGGCGACAAGTTGCATCACAAGTTTGCGGTGATCGACAACAAAACCGTGATCACGGGGTCCTTCAATTGGTCGCCCTCTGCGGCGCACACCAACGATGAAACCCTGCTAGTCATTCATTCACCCCTGCTCGCCAAACACTTCACGCGCGAGATGGATCGGATGTGGCGAGGTGCAGAACTTGGGATCACTCAAAGAATGAGCCGAAAGGTGGAAAAGAGGAGAGCGAAATGCGGGAGCGGAATGAACAGGGACTGA
- a CDS encoding sodium-dependent bicarbonate transport family permease encodes MDQALIFENIFSPAVLFFFMGALAVFLKINLEIPQPVSKLLSLYLLISIGFKGGVELMVSGLSGSVLKILLLCFVMAVIIPVYAFPILRQRFDPGDSAALAASFGSISAVTFITASSFLNELKVEHSGFMIAALALMESPAIVMGLILHGKSKQAPNNESGKKRKLANIIQTSILNTSVFLLLGALAVGALSEFFDHSGVEKIAPFTNQIFYGVLCLFLLEMGISAASRINELRKSGMFLIAFSILFPLFNAFIAIALTRFFSLEPGNALLFVILCASASYIAVPAAMRSSLPNANPSLYLSAALGVTFPFNIIIGIPLYFSLIQKFSA; translated from the coding sequence ATGGATCAAGCTTTAATCTTTGAAAACATTTTTTCGCCCGCTGTCTTATTCTTTTTCATGGGCGCCTTAGCCGTTTTCCTCAAGATCAATCTGGAAATACCTCAACCAGTTTCAAAGCTGCTATCACTTTATTTACTCATATCAATTGGCTTTAAGGGAGGTGTGGAATTAATGGTCAGCGGCCTAAGTGGCTCAGTCCTAAAAATACTTCTTCTCTGTTTTGTGATGGCCGTGATAATACCGGTCTATGCATTCCCAATCCTCAGACAACGCTTTGACCCTGGAGACTCTGCTGCTCTCGCCGCATCATTTGGTTCAATCAGCGCCGTAACATTTATCACGGCAAGTTCATTCCTCAATGAACTCAAGGTTGAACACTCCGGATTTATGATTGCCGCCCTCGCTTTGATGGAATCTCCTGCGATTGTGATGGGTCTAATACTGCATGGAAAATCAAAACAAGCACCAAACAACGAATCAGGGAAGAAAAGAAAACTTGCCAATATTATTCAGACATCTATTTTAAATACTTCAGTATTTTTACTTCTAGGAGCCCTAGCGGTTGGCGCACTCTCGGAATTTTTTGATCACTCGGGTGTTGAAAAGATTGCTCCATTTACCAACCAGATTTTCTATGGAGTGCTTTGCTTATTTCTACTGGAGATGGGGATTTCTGCTGCCTCGCGGATCAACGAATTAAGAAAGAGTGGCATGTTCTTAATTGCTTTTTCAATTTTATTCCCACTCTTTAATGCATTCATTGCAATCGCCTTGACCAGATTCTTTAGCTTGGAACCTGGAAATGCACTCTTATTTGTCATTCTCTGTGCAAGTGCTTCTTACATCGCTGTTCCGGCTGCGATGCGCTCATCTTTACCTAATGCCAACCCAAGCCTCTACCTCTCTGCAGCACTTGGAGTGACCTTTCCCTTCAATATAATCATTGGGATACCACTGTACTTCTCTTTGATTCAGAAGTTTTCTGCATAG